Proteins from a single region of Trichoderma asperellum chromosome 3, complete sequence:
- a CDS encoding uncharacterized protein (EggNog:ENOG41~BUSCO:EOG092D406X) — MAAAALDNANPVILSASQLPTRHKRSAPRKGPDCRYSDLILSRPSYMSRPFLQDDDAQYQDDTAAAVAWSRFGSGAGGADDNLSAEAIDEQEIYDLISNITDPEHPVSLGQLSVINLPDIHITPSPALGVPSPNTIVQVTVELTPTVTHCSLATVLGLGVRVRLEQVLPPNYRVEVICKENSHSQDDQVNKQLSDKERVAAALENDSLKSVLDKMLESCIDN; from the exons atggctgctgcggctctAGACAATGCCAATCCCGTCATTCTGAGCGCCTCGCAGCTCCCAACCCGGCACAAGCGGTCCGCTCCGCGCAAGGGCCCTGACTGCAGATACTCGGACCTGATCCTCTCCAGGCCGTCGTATATGTCTCGGCCCTTTTTGCAAGACGACGATGCGCAGTATCAGGATGATACAGCGGCGGCTGTGGCTTGGTCCCGCTTCGGTTCCGGCGCAGGAGGTGCAGATGACAATCTATCGGCCGAGGCCATCGACGAGCAAGAGATCTACG ATCTTATTTCTAACATAACGGACCCTGAACACCCTGTTTCCTTGGGCCAACTGTCTGTCATCAATCTTCCCGATATTCACATCACTCCCTCTCCGGCTCTCGGCGTACCAAGTCCAAACACAATCGTGCAGGTTACTGTTGAGCTAACGCCTACTGTCACCCACTGCTCCCTCGCTACTGTGCTTGGACTTGGCGTTAGAGTCCGACTGGAGCAGGTGCTGCCCCCGAATTACCGCGTTGAGGTCATCTGCAAGGAAAACAGCCATAGCCAGGATGACCAGGTGAACAAGCAGCTTAGCGACAAAGAGCGTGTTGCGGCGGCTCTGGAGAATGACTCGCTAAAGAGTGTCTTGGACAAGATGCTGGAGTCTTGCATAGATAATTAA
- the ERG10 gene encoding erg10, acetyl-CoA C-acetyltransferase codes for MSGLPPVYIVSAARTPVGSFLGSLSGLTATQLGSAAIKGAVERSGVKPEDVEEVFFGNVLSANLGQAPARQAAIGAGLSNSVITTTVNKVCASSLKAVILGAQNIMLGINDIVVAAGSESMSNTPHYLPNMRTGAKYGDQTLVEGVLRDGLIDSFKKEHMGLQAELCADEHKLTREAQDEYAINTYKKAQAATEAGLFKEIVPVEVPGGRGKPNVTIDRDDEVKNLNEAKLKAMRPAFKTDGTVTAPNAAPLNDGAAAVVLVSERKLKELGLKPIAKILGWGDAERESERFTIAPAAAIPKAIKHAGLTADDVDYYEINEAFSVVALANIQLLNLNPEKVNVFGGSVAIGHPLGASGARILSTLTSVLAEKKGKIGVAGICNGGGGASALVIENLQ; via the exons ATGTCTGGTCTTCCTCCCGTTTACATCGTCTCTGCCGCCAGAACCCCCGTTGGTTCTTTCTTGGG CTCTCTGTCCGGCCTGACTGCCACCCAGCTTGGTTCTGCTGCTATCAAGG GAGCCGTTGAGCGCTCTGGCGTCAAGCCCGAAGATGTCGAAGAGGTCTTCTTTGGCAATGTCCTCTCCGCCAA cTTGGGTCAGGCTCCCGCTCGTCAGGCCGCCATCGGCGCTGGCCTCTCCAACAGCGTCATTACCACCACCGTCAACAAAGTCTGCGCTTCATCCCTGAAGGCTGTCATTCTCGGTGCCCAAAACATCATGCTTGGCATCAACGACATTGTGGTTGCTGCCGGCTCTGAGTCCATGTCCAACACTCCCCACTATCTGCCCAACATGCGCACTGGCGCCAAGTACGGTGACCAGACTCTCGTCGAGGGTGTCCTGAGGGACGGTCTGATTGACTCTTTCAAGAAGGAGCACATGGGTCTTCAGGCCGAGCTCTGCGCCGACGAGCACAAGCTCACCCGCGAGGCCCAGGACGAATATGCCATCAACACCTACAAGAAGGCCCAGGCTGCCACCGAGGCCGGCCTCTTCAAGGAGATTGTTCCTGTCGAGGTTCCTGGCGGCCGTGGCAAGCCCAATGTCACCATTGACCGAGACGATGAGGTCAAGAACCTCAACGaggccaagctcaaggctaTGCGCCCAGCTTTCAAGACTGACGGCACTGTCACTGCCCCCAACGCCGCCCCCTTGAACGATGGTGCTGCCGCCGTCGTTTTGGTCTCCGAGCGTAAGCTCAAGGAGCTCGGCCTCAAGCCCATTGCCAAGATTCTCGGCTGGGGTGATGCCGAACGCGAGTCTGAGCGATTCACCATTGCtcccgctgctgccatccccaaggccatcaagcaCGCTGGTCTGACCGCCGATGATGTTGACTACTACGAGATCAACGAGGCTTTCTCCGTCGTTGCCCTCGCCAACATTCAGCTCCTCAACCTCAACCCTGAGAAGGTTAACGTCTTTGGCGGTTCAGTTGCCATTGGTCACCCTCTGGGTGCCTCTGGTGCCCGTATCCTCTCCACCTTGACCTCAGTTCttgcggagaagaagggcaagattGGTGTTGCCGGTATCTGcaacggtggtggtggtgcctcTGCCCTGGTTATCGAGAACTTGCAGTGA
- a CDS encoding uncharacterized protein (BUSCO:EOG092D02YC) gives MNSQNLHGHGGGAPYDRERDMDERHRAIQQHEEMARRDQERDRERERERDSERYPPAPHQSSAGSIPIHQPVASRISGAIHSPGGLLANHNGNAPPIPLGAPSGPLGNFAGPLQGEHGRPIQHGGPGGANGQHQMFASMSHTQPPPNGSQAAPGGGIFGGPLQPQHQQEGGRGGQQNASMVGVAPGGHQIPGGITQGQQPILNDALTYLDQVKVQFHDQPDVYNRFLDIMKDFKSQAIDTPGVINRVSELFAGHPNLIQGFNTFLPPGYRIECGAGNDPNTIRVTTPMGTTVQSIAGRGPQPEGHGLAVGGQPLFPERGNQWQQRPQHSIESPEAAFSTPVQNGANLFVQAATQGGAFDGPGSHQQRNPSQMQGNAGPSGGPNARNAHTPMPTSGPGAANGGAANPANMERRGPVEFNHAISYVNKIKNRFQDKPEIYKQFLEILQTYQREQKPIQDVYAQVTTLFNSAPDLLEDFKQFLPESAGQARAPPGRPEDGAAAGSAHTPQPGMRDGQKMPPLGSFAPPVSAGKDTKKRPRTDKQTPTPGALLPEPPVATRIPPQNLNGSKRPKLSHARGSGDAGSIEPTLTPVMPEPYPPRSPATSNQEEIAFFERVKKFLSNRSAMNEFLKLCNLFSQNIIDKNTLFHKGALFIGASPELMTFWKAFVGVDSQDVVIDNRPAPPLEKVSLSNCRGYGPSYRLLPKRERLKPCSGRDELCNSVLNDEWASHPTWASEDSGFVAHRKNQFEEGLHRIEEERHDYDFNIEANLKCIQLLEPIAQQMLAMSPSEREAFHMPSALAGQSTSIFKRICKKIYGERGIDVVNDMYTHPFDVIPVLLARMKQKDEEWRFSQREWEKVWHAQTHNMHLKSLDHMGILVKSTDKRNLTAKHLVDVIKTKHEEQRRERILKGKAPRHQFVWDFKDKDVVLDLLRLMMLYSMHNGQHSGQEKERILDFFETFIPAFFDLSEDIVQERVPKMQPESGEEEIEDQTPAELTNGRSRRNGKKGDLLRGVLDPGRNGSKPRNQKEDSAASGSKETTPEVGSANEEEMADANDDAAVPEVSNERWMPTIPKPVVVGDSDNALLDADGELKADGFFTRPWYNFFCNQTMFVFFSIFQTVYSRLLDIKDSKDAVAVEIQRLNKPKPARDLGFTENHMTFFDPNDEPSKFWPKTLELIEDYITGEIDENRYQDVMRHYYLKNGWKLYTIQDLLKTLCRLALTCKSLDAKEKTPDLIQQYLLSREKEETSYQTEISARKFAEKCVKDGDLFVVCWFPQKSEATVRWLQRDETTFYMDEMQLRERWQYYISSFIRVEPTEGVARSKMKKVVLTRNLPSGESENDEDAIPKPVSYKESLTVSICLKSSKMIWAPGTSEYFVYDQAPKSKEQREHREKLTKAMSNFRELKLLEKMVHNPVWAKDMSPEEVQELNGNFRRWMDEGIAPAGSNEDVEMD, from the exons ATGAATAGCCAGAATCTACACGGCCACGGCGGTGGCGCGCCGTACGACAGAGAGCGCGATATGGATGAACGACATCGCGCCATCCAACAGCACGAAGAAATGGCTCGCCGCGACCAAGAACGAGATAGAGAGCGCGAGCGAGAACGAGATAGCGAACGTTACCCGCCGGCACCGCACCAGAGCAGCGCCGGCTCAATCCCCATCCACCAGCCGGTGGCCTCGCGGATCTCCGGTGCCATACACAGTCCCGGAGGACTGCTCGCAAACCATAATGGCAACGCGCCGCCCATCCCTCTCGGCGCTCCGTCGGGACCGCTGGGTAACTTTGCCGGGCCTTTGCAGGGCGAGCATGGACGGCCGATCCAGCACGGCGGACCGGGTGGTGCCAATGGGCAACACCAAATGTTCGCATCGATGTCTCATACACAACCACCTCCCAACGGCTCCCAGGCGGCGCCGGGCGGTGGTATTTTCGGTGGGCCTTTGCAGCCGCAACACCAACAAGAGGGAGGACGGGGAGGCCAACAGAATGCGTCCATGGTCGGCGTAGCTCCTGGCGGACACCAGATTCCTGGTGGAATCACACAGGGCCAGCAGCCTATTTTGAAT GATGCTCTTACCTATCTCGACCAAGTCAAGGTGCAGTTTCACGACCAACCTGACGTTTACAACAGATTTCTCGACATTATGAAAGATTTCAAAAGCCAGGC GATTGATACCCCCGGCGTCATTAACCGTGTTTCTGAGCTGTTCGCTGGGCATCCAAATCTGATACAGGGTTTCAATACCTTCTTGCCCCCTGGGTATAGGATTGAATGCGGAGCCGGTAATGACCCGAATACTATCCGAGTCACCACCCCCATGGGAACCACAGTCCAGTCCATCGCTGGACGTGGACCACAACCTGAAGGACATGGACTTGCTGTTGGCGGTCAGCCTTTATTCCCTGAACGTGGAAACCAATGGCAACAAAGACCTCAGCACAGTATTGAGAGCCCAGAAGCTGCCTTCAGTACTCCAGTTCAGAATGGCGCAAATTTGTTCGTTCAAGCAGCCACCCAGGGTGGCGCCTTCGATGGTCCAGGAAGTCATCAGCAACGCAATCCCTCTCAAATGCAGGGAAATGCTGGCCCGTCCGGTGGACCGAATGCAAGGAATGCCCACACTCCAATGCCTACTTCCGGCCCAGGTGCAGCTAATGGCGGTGCGGCCAATCCAGCTAATATGGAACGTCGTGGCCCTGTTGAGTTTAACCACGCAATTAGTTATGTGAATAAGATCAAG AATCGTTTCCAGGATAAGCCTGAGATCTATAAACAGTTCCTCGAAATCCTACAGACTTAtcaaagagaacaaaaacCGATACAGGACGTCTATGCTCAAGTGACTACCCTCTTCAATTCTGCACCTGATCTCTTAGAGGACTTTAAGCAGTTCTTGCCAGAGTCTGCGGGCCAAGCCAGAGCACCGCCAGGCCGCCCAGAAGatggcgccgccgccggatCTGCACATACCCCTCAGCCTGGAATGAGAGATGGACAGAAGATGCCTCCTCTGGGGAGTTTTGCGCCACCAGTCAGCGCAGGCAAAGATACCAAGAAAAGGCCACGCACTGACAAGCAGACCCCTACTCCTGGTGCCCTTCTTCCGGAACCTCCCGTTGCGACCCGAATTCCTCCCCAGAATCTGAACGGTAGCAAGCGACCGAAGCTCAGCCATGCAAGAGGTAGCGGAGACGCTGGTTCTATCGAACCCACCCTTACGCCTGTCATGCCCGAGCCCTACCCTCCTCGCTCTCCCGCTACATCAAATCAGGAGGAAATTGCCTTCTTTGAGAGGGTCAAGAAGTTCCTCAGCAATCGGTCTGCGATGAACGAATTTCTCAAACTCTGCAATCTTTTTAGCCAGAACATCATTGACAAGAATACTTTATTTCACAAAGGTGCTCTTTTCATAGGCGCAAGCCCCGAGCTGATGACTTTTTGGAAAGCCTTTGTTGGCGTCGACTCCCAAGATGTGGTCATCGACAATAGGCCAGCACCGCCACTTGAGAAGGTCTCGTTGAGCAACTGCCGCGGCTACGGCCCAAGCTACAGGCTCCTACCAAAGAGG GAACGACTCAAGCCTTGCAGTGGCCGTGATGAGCTCTGCAACTCAGTTCTAAACGACGAGTGGGCTTCGCACCCAACTTGGGCCAGTGAGGATTCCGGATTTGTCGCTCATCGTAAAAATCAGTTTGAAGAGGGCCTTCACCGTATCGAAGAGGAGCGCCATGATTACGATTTTAACATTGAAGCTAATCTGAAGTGCATTCAACTCCTTGAGCCTATTGCTCAGCAGATGCTTGCAATGTCGCCGTCCGAAAGAGAGGCATTCCACATGCCATCTGCTCTCGCCGGTCAAAGCACTTCCATATTCAAGCGCATATGCAAGAAGATCTATGGCGAACGCGGCATTGACGTTGTCAATGACATGTACACGCATCCTTTTGATGTGATCCCCGTACTTCTGGCTCGCATGAAACAAAAGGATGAAGAGTGGCGGTTCTCTCAGCGAGAATGGGAAAAAGTGTGGCACGCTCAAACGCATAACATGCACCTCAAGAGCTTGGATCACATGGGCATTCTCGTCAAGTCAACGGACAAGAGAAATCTGACGGCCAAGCATCTGGTGGATGTCATCAAGACTAAGCACGAGGAGCAACGTCGCGAACGCATCCTCAAGGGGAAGGCGCCTCGCCACCAATTTGTTTGGGATTTCAAGGATAAGGACGTTGTTCTCGACCTTTTGCGTCTGATGATGCTCTACAGCATGCATAATGGTCAACACAGCGGCCAAGAGAAAGAGCGTATCTTGGACTTTTTCGAGACGTTCATCCCGGCCTTTTTCGATCTCTCGGAGGATATCGTCCAGGAGAGAGTCCCAAAGATGCAACCTGAATCTGGTGaagaggagattgaagacCAGACGCCGGCTGAGTTGACCAACGGCCGTAGTCGCCGCAATGGAAAGAAGGGCGATCTCCTTAGAGGGGTCCTCGACCCTGGTCGAAACGGCAGCAAACCACGAAATCAGAAAGAGGACAGCGCAGCCTCTGGCAGCAAAGAGACCACTCCTGAAGTTGGATCTgccaatgaagaagagatggctGATGCTAATGACGATGCCGCTGTCCCTGAGGTGTCGAATGAGCGATGGATGCCTACCATTCCTAAGCCAGTGGTCGTTGGTGATAGCGATAATGCTCTCCTTGATGCTGATGGAGAGCTCAAAGCGGACGGCTTCTTCACTCGCCCGTGGTACAACTTTTTCTGCAACCAGACcatgtttgttttctttagcaTTTTCCAAACGGTATATTCTCGACTCCTGGATATCAAAGACAGCAAAGATGCCGTTGCTGTTGAGATTCAGCGACTCAACAAGCCTAAGCCTGCTAGAGATCTTGGCTTTACAGAGAACCACATGACATTCTTTGACCCCAACGACGAGCCCTCAAAATTTTGGCCCAAGACTCTGGAGCTTATCGAGGATTATATTACTGGAGAAATTGATGAAAATCGATACCAGGATGTCATGCGACACTATTATCTAAAAAACGGCTGGAAGCTGTACACTATTCAAGACCTGCTCAAGACTCTTTGCCGCCTGGCTCTGACCTGCAAGAGCCTGGATGCTAAAGAGAAGACGCCAGATCTTATTCAGCAGTATCTGCTTAGccgagaaaaagaagagacgagCTATCAGACTGAAATCAGCGCCAGAAAATTTGCAGAGAAGTGTGTTAAGGATGGTGATCTGTTTGTCGTCTGCTGG TTCCCTCAGAAATCCGAAGCTACTGTCCGATGGCTCCAGCGAGATGAGACTACTTTCTACATGGATGAAATGCAACTCCGTGAGAGGTGGCAGTATTATATCTCCTCCTTCATTCGTGTAGAACCTACCGAGGGTGTTGCTCGATCGAAAATGAAGAAGGTGGTTCTCACTCGCAACCTGCCATCTGGGGAGTCTGAAAACGACGAGGATGCCATTCCTAAGCCGGTATCATACAAAGAGAGCCTTACAGTCAGTATCTGTCTTAAGAGCTCCAAAATGATTTGGGCTCCCGGCACTTCTGAGTACTTCGTTTACGACCAGGCTCCAAAGTCCAAAGAGCAACGCGAGCATCGCGAAAAGCTCACCAAGGCGATGAGCAACTTCCGTGAACTGAAGCTCCTCGAGAAGATGGTGCACAATCCAGTCTGGGCCAAAGATATGAGCCCTGAGGAAGTTCAAGAGCTCAATGGAAATTTCCGCAGGTGGATGGATGAGGGAATTGCTCCAGCTGGTTCTAATGAGGACGTGGAGATGGATTAG